The genomic interval CGGTCTCAAGACTCAGCTTCATCTCAGAGATCGCTGACAAAGGAATACCTCGGTACTGCGATCCTGAAAGAGAATCGGTTGTCATCGCCGTGTTGAGCAAGTCGATCGATGCAATCTGATTTAGATCAGCTCTCTGATCGTTCGAGACTCGTACGCGGACGGGCAACTCTTCTGTCGCCTCCAAGATCGATCCGCCAGTGACGCCCTCGAGCATCGAGTTGAGTTCCGAAGCGATCGTGATCTGATTCAATCCGGCAAGTCTGGCCTGTTGCTCGTCTATCGCAAAAGTGATCTTGGGTATCGATTCAGAGAAATCGGATCGCGTGTGAATCACATCCGGTGTCTTCGTCAACACGAGTCGCACCTGTTCACCCAACGCGACCAGCTTCTCAGGATCCGGGCCGAAGATCTGATACTCGATCGGAGCGGAGAACGGAGGGCCCTGCTCAAGCTGTCTGACAAGACAAGAGACAGACGGAAACGATTGATTCAAACGCTCTTGGACTCGCTGTATCGTGTCTCGCGTGCGCGTCCTGCCTTTACAATCCACGATCGCCTGACCATACCCCGCGTCGTTCTTTCGATCAGGAATGATGTTGTAGTAAAAGGGCGGAGCACTTTCACCCAAGAACCAAGACACTCGCTCGATGTCCTCGTCGCGTAGCAGTTCCTCTCTGATGCGTTTGGCCATCGACTCAGTTTCCGCAATCGAACCGGTCCCTGGCAGATCCAGTTCGATTTGAAACTGATTGCGATCTGCTGGTGGGAAAAACTGCTCCTGTAATTCTGGAAAACCTGCGAACCCCGCCACGGAAACACCAATGGCAATCATGGCTCCAAGCACAGGCACTCGAAATGAAGCCGACAAGCAGGCAACATAGATGCGCCGATACCAAGGTCGATTCTGTTCTCCAACGGCAGAGTCCTCATCAATCGCTTTTGCCCGCAAAAGAATGCCCGCCAGGGTCACAATCAGAGTCAACGCCAGTGCGAGAGAGGTGCCAACGGACAAAATTGCGACGACAGCGATTGACCCCACAAACTCACCCGACGGTCCGGGCATCAACGCGATCGGGCCGAACGACAAGATCGTCGTGAGCGTCGATCCCAGCAGCGGAGCAAAAAGAAACGACACGGTTTCCGACACGGCTGCACGACGAGATCGACCTGCGGAAAGCTTCTTACCGACTTCATCCACGACCACGATCGCATTGTCAATCATCAATCCCAGCGAGATGATTAGTCCCGTGATGGACATCTGATGAATGGGGATGTCGAGAACGTACATCAAGAACAGAATGCACAATGCACCAAACGGCAACGCCATGCTGATGATGGCAGCGCTGCGTATCCCCATTAGAATTGCGATAACAACAAAAACCGCGGCCGCCGAATACAACAAGTTGTTTCGTAACGTCGTCATTCGGTTTTCGACGTACGTGTTTTGCTCAAAAACCACATCCAAAGCGACGCCTCGGGGCAACTCCGTTTCAAACTGAGTCAATATTTGCTGTACCGTCGCGTTCCATCGATCCAAACGAATCTCTGGTTCCACATAGACCGCCAACGCGACCGCAGTCTTGTTGTCGAGCAAAACTTTTGACTCAACAGGTGTGCGTACCGAACGTTCGATCATAGCGATGTCGGCAAGCTCGACGATGCTGCCGTTCTTGTTGACGCGAATCGGAATATGAGACAGTCGAGTCAACGTGTCGAGTTCTCCACTCACCTCTAGCCGCATGTCGTCAGATGAACCACGCATCTGCCCCGCTGATACTTTCGCATCGCTGCCTCCAATGGCCAGTGAGACCTGCTCGGCCGTCAAATTCATTGACGCAGCAGCCTCTGGACGTATCGAGACAACCACCTCCTCCTGAGGTGCTCCGTACAAATCACTTTGTTCCGTCCCCGGCACCGCATCGATCCGGTCCTTCAGAACCTTGAGCAAACGACGCAGGACTCCGTAACGGGGCGGATCATCTGACTCCCACCGAAGTGCAACGATCGAGGCGTAGGCCTTGATATCCAAGCGGTCAAATTCCGGGCGGCTGGCCGCCGTGGGCAATTCCAGCTTCGCATCGTCCGCTTTGTCTCGTATGCGTGACCAGACTTGGCTGCTCTGTTCTTTCGTCACGTTGTCCTGCAGTTCAATCGCGATGAACGAGACCCCCGGACGACTGACAGAGCTCAGCTCTTTGATCTCTTCGATCTCCTTGAGTTCTTGCTCGATCTTTTCCGTTACTTGTGACTCGACACGTTCGGCCGCCGCCCCCGGCAGCAACGTCGTGATCGTCGCCGCTCGTGGCGTCAGCAGCGGATCCTCCATCCGTGGCAACACCATCAACGACGCTAATCCCGCAACGAGAATCAGCGCGATCGACAGGATCAGGATGCGACGATTGTCAAAGAACAGTGTCGACATTGAGTTTCGGGGCCGGACTTGAGAGGAGGACACTGAATGACAGATAGAACATGATTGAACACGCGAGG from Stieleria varia carries:
- a CDS encoding efflux RND transporter permease subunit, yielding MSTLFFDNRRILILSIALILVAGLASLMVLPRMEDPLLTPRAATITTLLPGAAAERVESQVTEKIEQELKEIEEIKELSSVSRPGVSFIAIELQDNVTKEQSSQVWSRIRDKADDAKLELPTAASRPEFDRLDIKAYASIVALRWESDDPPRYGVLRRLLKVLKDRIDAVPGTEQSDLYGAPQEEVVVSIRPEAAASMNLTAEQVSLAIGGSDAKVSAGQMRGSSDDMRLEVSGELDTLTRLSHIPIRVNKNGSIVELADIAMIERSVRTPVESKVLLDNKTAVALAVYVEPEIRLDRWNATVQQILTQFETELPRGVALDVVFEQNTYVENRMTTLRNNLLYSAAAVFVVIAILMGIRSAAIISMALPFGALCILFLMYVLDIPIHQMSITGLIISLGLMIDNAIVVVDEVGKKLSAGRSRRAAVSETVSFLFAPLLGSTLTTILSFGPIALMPGPSGEFVGSIAVVAILSVGTSLALALTLIVTLAGILLRAKAIDEDSAVGEQNRPWYRRIYVACLSASFRVPVLGAMIAIGVSVAGFAGFPELQEQFFPPADRNQFQIELDLPGTGSIAETESMAKRIREELLRDEDIERVSWFLGESAPPFYYNIIPDRKNDAGYGQAIVDCKGRTRTRDTIQRVQERLNQSFPSVSCLVRQLEQGPPFSAPIEYQIFGPDPEKLVALGEQVRLVLTKTPDVIHTRSDFSESIPKITFAIDEQQARLAGLNQITIASELNSMLEGVTGGSILEATEELPVRVRVSNDQRADLNQIASIDLLNTAMTTDSLSGSQYRGIPLSAISEMKLSLETGSITRLNGTRMNEVQAYIRAGVLPSQVQADFQERLTESGFTLPAGYHASFAGAQSERNDAVGNLMVNGAILFTLMIATIVIATQSFRLAAILFVVAGLSVGFAIGSLWMLQMSFGFMCIVGIMGMIGIAVNDSIVVLAALKELPPGEGRNRRTVGECVADNTRHVITTTATTIVGFLPLILSGGEFWPPLAICIAGGVLGATLLALLFVPSVYLLIYRK